Proteins from one Ricinus communis isolate WT05 ecotype wild-type chromosome 9, ASM1957865v1, whole genome shotgun sequence genomic window:
- the LOC125371215 gene encoding uncharacterized protein LOC125371215: MPRYAKFLKEILSNKRNLEDLAIVTLNKEYSAILQNKFPKKKRDPGSFTIPCVIGDLTISNALADLGASTNLMSYSLFANLVLGETKPTRMSIQLAYRTVKYPRGIVDDILVNVNKFIFPVDFVIMDMDCESNVPLVLGRPSLAMSRAIIDVCDGKLKLMEILLDDPLPVALQPEDEHELSN, translated from the exons ATGCCTAGATATgcgaagttcttaaaggagatcCTTAGCAATAAGAGAAATTTAGAGGACTTGGCGATCGTGACCCTAAATAAGGAGTATTCGGCTATACTTCAGAACAAATTTCCAAAAAAGAAGCgtgatccagggagttttactatcccttgtgTGATTGGTGATTTGACAATTAGCAATGCTTTAGCTGACTTAGGAGCTAGCACTAATTTAATGTCGTACAGTTTGTTTGCCAACTTGGTGTTGGGTGAGACTAAACCCACCAGGATGAGCATACAGTTAGCTTATAGGACTGTTAAGTATCCTAGGGGTATTGTAGACGATATACTTGTTAATgttaacaaatttatatttcctgttGACTTTgtgatcatggacatggaTTGTGAGAGTAATGTGCCTTTGGTTCTAGGTCGACCTTCCCTTGCAATGTCTAGGGCTattatagatgtttgtgatggaaagcttAAACTTATG GAGATattgcttgatgatcctttacCAGTTGCTTTGCAGCCAGaggatgagcatgagctatcCAATTAG